Proteins encoded within one genomic window of Bombina bombina isolate aBomBom1 chromosome 1, aBomBom1.pri, whole genome shotgun sequence:
- the MRPL17 gene encoding 39S ribosomal protein L17, mitochondrial isoform X1, giving the protein MRLFPALLISHGRVSRRLGLGPRSRLDMMRNLVTALVRHERIETTWVRADEMRFYAEKIIDYAKRGDSDMKAMRMADFWLTEKDLIHKLFKMLAPRFESHSSNYTNMYQIPTRQNLDRAKMAVIEYKGNPYPPLITPKRDNDKTLLNQLIKGYRLEKARATA; this is encoded by the exons ATGCGGCTGTTCCCCGCGCTTCTCATCTCTCACGGGAGAGTTTCCCGCCGTCTCGGCCTTGGGCCCCGCTCACGGCTGGATATGATGCGGAACCTGGTGACAGCTCTGGTCAGACACGAGAGGATAGAGACCACCTGGGTCCGGGCAGACGAGATGAGGTTCTATGCGGAAAAG ATCATTGATTACGCTAAGCGCGGTGACAGTGACATGAAGGCCATGCGCATGGCTGACTTCTGGTTGACT GAAAAAGATTTGATTCACAAACTCTTCAAGATGCTGGCTCCTCGGTTTGAGTCACACAGCAGCAATTACACCAACATGTATCAGATTCCGACTCGCCAGAACCTGGACCGTGCCAAGATGGCTGTTATCGAGTACAAAGGAAATCCGTACCCCCCTCTAATAACTCCGAAGAGGGACAATGACAAGACATTGCTAAACCAGCTTATAAAGGGTTACAGGCTAGAAAAAGCCCGTGCCACAGCGTAA
- the MRPL17 gene encoding 39S ribosomal protein L17, mitochondrial isoform X2, whose translation MRLFPALLISHGRVSRRLGLGPRSRLDMMRNLVTALVRHERIETTWVRADEMRFYAEKEKDLIHKLFKMLAPRFESHSSNYTNMYQIPTRQNLDRAKMAVIEYKGNPYPPLITPKRDNDKTLLNQLIKGYRLEKARATA comes from the exons ATGCGGCTGTTCCCCGCGCTTCTCATCTCTCACGGGAGAGTTTCCCGCCGTCTCGGCCTTGGGCCCCGCTCACGGCTGGATATGATGCGGAACCTGGTGACAGCTCTGGTCAGACACGAGAGGATAGAGACCACCTGGGTCCGGGCAGACGAGATGAGGTTCTATGCGGAAAAG GAAAAAGATTTGATTCACAAACTCTTCAAGATGCTGGCTCCTCGGTTTGAGTCACACAGCAGCAATTACACCAACATGTATCAGATTCCGACTCGCCAGAACCTGGACCGTGCCAAGATGGCTGTTATCGAGTACAAAGGAAATCCGTACCCCCCTCTAATAACTCCGAAGAGGGACAATGACAAGACATTGCTAAACCAGCTTATAAAGGGTTACAGGCTAGAAAAAGCCCGTGCCACAGCGTAA